CGCTGACTTGGAGGGCACACGCCGGGGGCTTGAGGCGGAGTGTCACGCAGGCGAGCTCTTGGCACAGGCCCTCGCTAAGCGGTGAAGGTCGTAGAGAAGTGCGCGGCAGATCTGGATGAAGCGCTCATGATCGCCATAGACGGTGCGCATCTGGCCCGGCCCTGAATCGGTGATGCGAGATTGCGGTCGGCGGCTCGGGCGGCTCCTTCCAGCACCTTGCTACTATGCCGGTTCATTCGAGAAAGAGGCCTACGGCTTCTGAGAAGCACTGGGATCGCACTTATCTCTGCTCTGACGGCAAGTGGATCGTCCTACAAGCCGAAGAGCCAAAATTTTACGCCGAACTTCTCAGGCGCCTCGTCCTTGACCAGAATGAACGTTTCGTCAACGAGCAACTAAATCCAGACGCTTGGGGCCTACTTGGAAATGAGCTTTCGGCGCTGTTTGCGACAAAAAGCCGAGCGGAATGGAGCAAGCTGCTCGAGGGTACCAACCCTAGCTTCGCTCCCGTCTTGACCCTACCCCAAAGCAGCCACGCACCCACACATTGCCGCGCGCCACCCCTATGCAACCGTTGATGGGGTCTTGCAGCTGCGCCAGCCCACCTGTCGGCGAAGCGCCGACGCGTCGGCGAATAGCTTGGCTTGAATGCGAACTTATCAATGCGGCCCCGGCGAAGGCAAATCCAAGATGCAACACGTTGGTCACGAGCTTCGTTCGCAGAAGGCTTGGCTGCGCTGATGGGGCTCTAGGCCTTCGCCCTAAGCTAAGTTTGGCGACGAGGCGGTTAGTGACCACTATGTCCTTTACGGTCAGATTATCGAAAGTTCCCTAGCTGCCGCCGCAAACGCCGCCACCGCACGATCGATATCGGCGCTGGAATGCGCCGCCGACATTTGCGTGCGGATGCGCGCCTGGCCCTTCGGCACCACCGGGAAGGAAAAGCCAATGACATAGATGCCGCGCTTCAGCATGCGCGCCGCCATCTCCTGCGCCAGTGTCGCCTCGCCCAGCATCACCGGAATGATCGGATGGTCGGCACCGGCCAGCGTAAAGCCAAGCTTGCCCATTTCAGACCTGAACCGCGCCGCATTGGCATAGAGGCGCTCGCGCAGGACGTCGCCATTGCGGATCAGATCGAACACCTTGATCGAGGCGCCGGCGATCGCCGGCATCAGCGTGTTGGAGAAGAGATAGGGCCGCGAGCGCTGGCGCAGCCAGTCGACCACCTGGCTCTTGCCTGAGGTGTAGCCGCCGGAAGCGCCGCCAAGCGCCTTGCCGAGCGTGCCGGTGATGATGTCGACCCTGCCCTCGACGCCGCAATGCTCGGCCGAACCTCGGCCATTTTTGCCGACGAAGCCGACCGCATGGCTGTCGTCGACCATGACCATCGCATCGTATTTGTCGGCAAGGTCGCAGACGCCTTTCAGGTTGGCGATGATGCCGTCCATGGAGAACACGCCGTCGGTGGCGATCAGCCGGAAGCGGCAATCCTTGGCCTCCTTCAGCCGGGCTTCGAGATCGGCCATGTCGTTGTTGGCGTAGCGGAAGCGCTTTGCCTTCGACAGCCTGACGCCGTCGATGATCGAGGCATGGTTCAGCGCGTCCGAGATGATGGCGTCCTCCTCGCCGAGCAGCGTCTCGAACAGACCGCCATTGGCGTCGAAACAGGAGCCGTAAAGGATGGTGTCGTCCATACCGAGGAAGGACGAAATCGTGGCCTCGAGCTCCTTGTGCTCTTCCTGCGTGCCGCAGATGAAGCGCACCGAAGCCATGCCGTAGCCATAGCGGTCGAGCGCGCCTTTGGCTGCGGTGCGCAATTCGGGGCTGTCGGCAAGGCCGAGATAGTTGTTGGCGCAGAAGTTCAGAACCTTGTCGCCGCCGACCTCGATCTCGGCCGACTGCGTCGAGGTGATGACCCGTTCGGATTTGTAGAGCCCGGCGGATTTCAGGCCCGTGAGTTCGCTCGAGAGATGAGAAATGAAGGCGTCAGTCATCAGCAAACTCAGGGCAGCACAGCCCTCCCCGCGCTGGGAGGAAGGCTCCAGAATATATCGCGGTACTATGCGTAATTTATCGGGGTCGACCATGCCGGATCGGCATGCTTCTCCCAATACAGGTCTGTCAGCCGGCGAGTCAGAGCGCCAACCTTGCCATCGCCCACTACGGTTTCGTCAATCTTGGACACCGGCATGATCCCGCCCGCAGTGGACGTGATGAAAACCTCATCGGCACCCTTCAGCTCATTGCGATCAATGTCGCCGGCGCTGACCGAGAGGCCTAATTCGCAGCATAGATCAAATACGGTCTGCCGGGTAATGCCGGCAAGGACGCCATAAGCCGGGGTCTTCAAGCGGCCATCTTTGACGGTGAAAACGTTGAAGCCAGGCCCTTCGGCAATGTTGTCGTTGATGTCGACGATCAATGCAGTTTCGGCACCGTAGTCGTACGCATCGAACAGTCCCTTCACGAGATCGAGCCAGTGATAATTCTTGATGGTCGGATCGATCGATTTGGGCGGGATCCGGACGGTGTTGCTGATAGCGACATGCAGGCCGCGCTCCAGTTGCTCCTTGTTGGCGACCGACCCAAAAGGCACCGCGAATGCGATGAACCTGTTCTCCGACTGGCGCGGATCACGACTAAAGGTGGGCGAGCCGCCTCGCGTGCAGATCATCTCGACGTACGCCGACTTGTGCCCAGATAGAGCCACACAGGTCGACAGGATTTTTTCGATCTGACTGCGGTCGTAGGGAAGCTTCATGCGCAGCTTTTCCATCCCCCGGAAGAACCGGTCCAGATGCAGGTCCAGCCTGAAGAACCTCCCGTCCCATACATGAACGGTATCATAGGTGGCATCGGAATGCAGAAAGCCCCAGTCCAGAACGGACACCTTGGCTTCGGACATCGGCAGGTACTGACCATCCATGAAGGCCACGCCGTGAGGATATTGCCGTTGATCCTGGTGCCGCTGCTCTATGGCTGGGAGAGCCGTTGCAGATTCCGCTGCAGCAAGTGTCATTCCTGAGTCCTCCAATCTTGCAATCCAAGCGCTCCGCACACCCGGTCACGATTTGCCGCCGCGAAACCGCCCAGCGGGTCCACGTCTCAGCAATCAAATATTGGCGCACCTCAGACCCCCAGCACGCCGCGTTGGCCAGATGTCATCAGCGCGATCGATTTACCG
The window above is part of the Mesorhizobium loti genome. Proteins encoded here:
- a CDS encoding 2-amino-3-ketobutyrate coenzyme A ligase, translating into MTDAFISHLSSELTGLKSAGLYKSERVITSTQSAEIEVGGDKVLNFCANNYLGLADSPELRTAAKGALDRYGYGMASVRFICGTQEEHKELEATISSFLGMDDTILYGSCFDANGGLFETLLGEEDAIISDALNHASIIDGVRLSKAKRFRYANNDMADLEARLKEAKDCRFRLIATDGVFSMDGIIANLKGVCDLADKYDAMVMVDDSHAVGFVGKNGRGSAEHCGVEGRVDIITGTLGKALGGASGGYTSGKSQVVDWLRQRSRPYLFSNTLMPAIAGASIKVFDLIRNGDVLRERLYANAARFRSEMGKLGFTLAGADHPIIPVMLGEATLAQEMAARMLKRGIYVIGFSFPVVPKGQARIRTQMSAAHSSADIDRAVAAFAAAARELSII
- a CDS encoding branched-chain amino acid aminotransferase, which produces MTLAAAESATALPAIEQRHQDQRQYPHGVAFMDGQYLPMSEAKVSVLDWGFLHSDATYDTVHVWDGRFFRLDLHLDRFFRGMEKLRMKLPYDRSQIEKILSTCVALSGHKSAYVEMICTRGGSPTFSRDPRQSENRFIAFAVPFGSVANKEQLERGLHVAISNTVRIPPKSIDPTIKNYHWLDLVKGLFDAYDYGAETALIVDINDNIAEGPGFNVFTVKDGRLKTPAYGVLAGITRQTVFDLCCELGLSVSAGDIDRNELKGADEVFITSTAGGIMPVSKIDETVVGDGKVGALTRRLTDLYWEKHADPAWSTPINYA